One part of the Homo sapiens chromosome 19, GRCh38.p14 Primary Assembly genome encodes these proteins:
- the CYP4F8 gene encoding cytochrome P450 4F8 isoform X1 has translation MSLLSLSWLGLRPVAASPWLLLLVVGASWLLARILAWTYAFYHNGRRLRCFPQPRKQNWFLGHLGLVTPTEEGLRVLTQLVATYPQGFVRWLGPITPIINLCHPDIVRSVINTSDAITDKDIVFYKTLKPWLGDGLLLSVGDKWRHHRRLLTPAFHFNILKPYIKIFSKSANIMHAKWQRLAMEGSTCLDVFEHISLMTLDSLQKCIFSFDSNCQEKPSEYITAIMELSALVVKRNNQFFRYKDFLYFLTPCGRRFHRACRLVHDFTDAVIQERRRTLTSQGVDDFLQAKAKSKTLDFIDVLLLSEDKNGKELSDEDIRAEADTFMFGGHDTTASGLSWVLYNLARHPEYQERCRQEVQELLKDREPKEIEWDDLAQLPFLTMCLKESLRLHPPIPTFARGCTQDVVLPDSRVIPKGL, from the exons ATGTCGCTGCTGAGCCTGTCTTGGCTGGGCCTCAGGCCGGTGGCAGCATCCCCGTGGCTGCTCCTGCTGGTGGTCGGGGCCTCCTGGCTCCTGGCCCGCATCCTGGCCTGGACCTATGCCTTCTATCACAACGGCCGCCGCCTCCGGTGTTTCCCGCAGCCCCGGAAACAGAACTGGTTCTTGGGTCACCTGGGCCTG GTCACTCCCACAGAGGAGGGCTTGAGGGTCCTGACCCAGCTGGTGGCCACCTACCCCCAGGGCTTTGTGAGGTGGTTGGGCCCCATCACTCCCATCATCAACTTGTGCCACCCTGACATCGTCCGATCTGTCATCAATACCTCAG ATGCCATTACAGACAAGGACATAGTCTTCTACAAGACCCTGAAGCCCTGGCTGG GGGATGGGCTCTTGTTAAGTGTTGGTGACAAGTGGAGACACCACCGTCGCTTGCTGACGCCTGCCTTCCATTTCAACATCCTGAAGCCCTATATAAAGATTTTCAGCAAGAGTGCAAACATCATGCAT GCCAAGTGGCAACGCCTGGCCATGGAGGGCAGCACCTGTCTGGATGTGTTTGAGCACATCAGCCTTATGACCCTGGACAGTCTGCAGAAATGCATCTTCAGCTTTGACAGCAATTGTCAGGA GAAGCCCAGTGAATATATTACTGCGATCATGGAGCTCAGTGCCCTTGTAGTGAAACGGAATAACCAGTTCTTCCGGTACAAGGACTTCCTGTACTTCCTCACTCCCTGTGGACGGCGCTTCCACAGGGCCTGCAGACTGGTGCACGACTTCACAGATGCCGTCATCCAGGAGCGGCGCCGCACCCTCACTAGCCAGGGTGTTGATGACTTCCTCCAAGCCAAGGCCAAGTCCAAGACTTTGGACTTTATTGATGTGCTCCTGCTGAGCGAG GATAAAAATGGTAAAGAGTTGTCAGATGAGGACATAAGAGCAGAAGCTGACACTTTCATGTTTGGAG GCCATGACACCACGGCCAGTGGCCTCTCCTGGGTCTTGTACAACCTCGCGAGGCACCCAGAATACCAAGAACGCTGCCGGCAGGAGGtgcaagagcttctgaaggaccGTGAGCCTAAAGAGATTGAATG GGACGACCTGGCCCAGTTGCCCTTCCTGACCATGTGCCTGAAGGAGAGCCTGCGGTTGCATCCCCCAATCCCTACATTCGCCCGCGGCTGCACCCAGGACGTGGTGCTCCCAGACAGCCGAGTCATCCCCAAAG GTCTATGA
- the CYP4F8 gene encoding cytochrome P450 4F8, translating into MSLLSLSWLGLRPVAASPWLLLLVVGASWLLARILAWTYAFYHNGRRLRCFPQPRKQNWFLGHLGLVTPTEEGLRVLTQLVATYPQGFVRWLGPITPIINLCHPDIVRSVINTSDAITDKDIVFYKTLKPWLGDGLLLSVGDKWRHHRRLLTPAFHFNILKPYIKIFSKSANIMHAKWQRLAMEGSTCLDVFEHISLMTLDSLQKCIFSFDSNCQEKPSEYITAIMELSALVVKRNNQFFRYKDFLYFLTPCGRRFHRACRLVHDFTDAVIQERRRTLTSQGVDDFLQAKAKSKTLDFIDVLLLSEDKNGKELSDEDIRAEADTFMFGGHDTTASGLSWVLYNLARHPEYQERCRQEVQELLKDREPKEIEWDDLAQLPFLTMCLKESLRLHPPIPTFARGCTQDVVLPDSRVIPKGNVCNINIFAIHHNPSVWPDPEVYDPFRFDPENAQKRSPMAFIPFSAGPRNCIGQKFAMAEMKVVLALTLLRFRILPDHREPRRTPEIVLRAEDGLWLRVEPLG; encoded by the exons ATGTCGCTGCTGAGCCTGTCTTGGCTGGGCCTCAGGCCGGTGGCAGCATCCCCGTGGCTGCTCCTGCTGGTGGTCGGGGCCTCCTGGCTCCTGGCCCGCATCCTGGCCTGGACCTATGCCTTCTATCACAACGGCCGCCGCCTCCGGTGTTTCCCGCAGCCCCGGAAACAGAACTGGTTCTTGGGTCACCTGGGCCTG GTCACTCCCACAGAGGAGGGCTTGAGGGTCCTGACCCAGCTGGTGGCCACCTACCCCCAGGGCTTTGTGAGGTGGTTGGGCCCCATCACTCCCATCATCAACTTGTGCCACCCTGACATCGTCCGATCTGTCATCAATACCTCAG ATGCCATTACAGACAAGGACATAGTCTTCTACAAGACCCTGAAGCCCTGGCTGG GGGATGGGCTCTTGTTAAGTGTTGGTGACAAGTGGAGACACCACCGTCGCTTGCTGACGCCTGCCTTCCATTTCAACATCCTGAAGCCCTATATAAAGATTTTCAGCAAGAGTGCAAACATCATGCAT GCCAAGTGGCAACGCCTGGCCATGGAGGGCAGCACCTGTCTGGATGTGTTTGAGCACATCAGCCTTATGACCCTGGACAGTCTGCAGAAATGCATCTTCAGCTTTGACAGCAATTGTCAGGA GAAGCCCAGTGAATATATTACTGCGATCATGGAGCTCAGTGCCCTTGTAGTGAAACGGAATAACCAGTTCTTCCGGTACAAGGACTTCCTGTACTTCCTCACTCCCTGTGGACGGCGCTTCCACAGGGCCTGCAGACTGGTGCACGACTTCACAGATGCCGTCATCCAGGAGCGGCGCCGCACCCTCACTAGCCAGGGTGTTGATGACTTCCTCCAAGCCAAGGCCAAGTCCAAGACTTTGGACTTTATTGATGTGCTCCTGCTGAGCGAG GATAAAAATGGTAAAGAGTTGTCAGATGAGGACATAAGAGCAGAAGCTGACACTTTCATGTTTGGAG GCCATGACACCACGGCCAGTGGCCTCTCCTGGGTCTTGTACAACCTCGCGAGGCACCCAGAATACCAAGAACGCTGCCGGCAGGAGGtgcaagagcttctgaaggaccGTGAGCCTAAAGAGATTGAATG GGACGACCTGGCCCAGTTGCCCTTCCTGACCATGTGCCTGAAGGAGAGCCTGCGGTTGCATCCCCCAATCCCTACATTCGCCCGCGGCTGCACCCAGGACGTGGTGCTCCCAGACAGCCGAGTCATCCCCAAAG GGAATGTCTGTAACATCAACATCTTCGCAATCCATCACAACCCCTCAGTCTGGCCAGACCCTGAG GTCTATGACCCCTTCCGCTTCGACCCAGAAAACGCCCAGAAGAGGTCACCTatggcttttattcctttctcgGCGGGGCCCAG GAACTGCATCGGGCAGAAGTTCGCGATGGCAGAGATGAAGGTGGTCCTGGCGCTCACGCTGCTGCGCTTCCGCATCCTGCCCGACCACAGGGAGCCACGCAGGACGCCGGAGATTGTTTTGCGTGCGGAGGACGGACTTTGGCTGCGAGTAGAACCCCTGGGCTGA